The following nucleotide sequence is from Deltaproteobacteria bacterium HGW-Deltaproteobacteria-2.
CAGGCCTCAAGTGCCATGAAAGCAGCAGGCGCTTTGGAAGTTTCCGTTTGCTGTACACACCCTGTTTTATCCGGACCGGCGCTGGATCGAATTGAAAAATCCGAAATTAAAGAAGTTCTTGTGACCGATACTATACCGCTCAGCGACCGGGCTAAAAAATGTGAAAAAATAAAAGTATTGTCGGTATCCGGTATTTTAAGTGAAGCCGTACGTCGCATTTATTATAACGATTCCGTAAGCTCATTATTTATATAGGAGGAACAAATGGAGGTAACAGATTTAGCGGCTCAAGTCCGTAAAGAACAAAAGAAAGGACCGGCTCGCCGTTTGCGGCAAAATGGGTTTGTCCCGGCGGTTTTTTATGGACGCTCCGCCGAAAATATTTTGCTGGCGATAAAGAATGATGAACTGGCCAAACTGTATAAAGATAAAAAGAACCATGCCTTTATTAAGTTGATTATTGATGACGGTGGTAACAAAAAGATAGAAAAACTATCATTGATTAAAGAGCTGCAGGTTCAACCTTTGACGGGGAAATTTTACCATGCTGACTTTTATGAAGTAGATATAAAACGCAAGATTAGCATGGAAGTATCCTTGCGATTTGTCGGTAAGGCTATTGGTGTGGAAAATGGAGGTGAATTGCAGCATATAAGACGTGAAGTAAAAGTTTCTTGCCTGCCATTGAATCTTCCTGATCATATTGACGTAGATGTAACCAATCTCGATATCGGTGATTCTATAAAAATCAGAGATTTGAAGATTGGCGAAGGAATAACCATTTTGGATCGTCCTGATAGTGCAGTGGCAGCAGTTCAGGTAGTTAAAGTTGTCAAGGAGGCTGCAAAAGAAGAAGCTGCAACTGAGGAAGGAGCCGCAGCGGCTGAAGGTGAAACCACGACAGCAGCAGGTACTGCAGCTCCGGCAGAAAAGGGGAAAGCAGCTCCAGCAGAAAAAGAAAAGGGGAAATAACTCTTTTATAGATAGCTGTAGTATTTGGATAATGGAATGTGCTTCCTTTGAATTTAACGAAAATATTTTTTTGGCGCAGCAATGAAAGGGAGCAGGCCTTGCACTTGATAGTTGGTTTGGGAAATCCAGGTAATCGCTATAAGCTTACAAGGCATAACATCGGTTTTATGGTTTTGGAAAAACTGGCTACCCGATGGGAAGTGGATTTAAAACATAAAAGTTTTGATGCTCTTTGGAATAGAGGTAAAATTGCCGGTAAAAATGTGATTTTGGCAATGCCTCAAACATACATGAACTTAAGTGGTAATGCGGTAAGAAGACTACTGGCCTACTTTAAAGGGGATGTGAATGAGTTAATCGTAATTCACGATGATCTTGATTTACCTTTTGGCACGGTTCGTCTCAAGACTGGTGGCGGAAATGCCGGTCATAAAGGTTTAATATCTATCGCTACATGCCTCGGATCTGTTGATTTTATGCGGGTAAGACTGGGTATAGGCAAACCTGCCGATAAATCCCGTATTGAAAGTTATGTTTTGGAGAAATTTGAAACTGAAGATTCAGAGTTGCTGGAATCAATTATTCAATTAGCTGCTGAAGCAGCTGCTGATATTGTTACATCAGGTATGCAGCAAGCTATGGCTAAATACCATGTAAAAATATAAAATATAAGTAATTAAAAAAGGAGGATGGATAATGTTACAAAACAAAAGAAGTATCAGTACATTTTTACTGAGCACTTTAATGTTCCTGCTCATGGCTGGTGCCGCATTTGCCGGTGAAGCTGACATTAAATTGCCGGATCTGACGCAAGTCAGCTTTTTAGGTGGTGCCCTTGCCGGGTTGACCATTCTTAATGCCGGATTAATCATCTGCTTAATCGGGATGGCTTTCGGCATCATGCAGTATGTGCAAACCAAGAAT
It contains:
- a CDS encoding aminoacyl-tRNA hydrolase, with amino-acid sequence MLPLNLTKIFFWRSNEREQALHLIVGLGNPGNRYKLTRHNIGFMVLEKLATRWEVDLKHKSFDALWNRGKIAGKNVILAMPQTYMNLSGNAVRRLLAYFKGDVNELIVIHDDLDLPFGTVRLKTGGGNAGHKGLISIATCLGSVDFMRVRLGIGKPADKSRIESYVLEKFETEDSELLESIIQLAAEAAADIVTSGMQQAMAKYHVKI
- a CDS encoding 50S ribosomal protein L25 → MEVTDLAAQVRKEQKKGPARRLRQNGFVPAVFYGRSAENILLAIKNDELAKLYKDKKNHAFIKLIIDDGGNKKIEKLSLIKELQVQPLTGKFYHADFYEVDIKRKISMEVSLRFVGKAIGVENGGELQHIRREVKVSCLPLNLPDHIDVDVTNLDIGDSIKIRDLKIGEGITILDRPDSAVAAVQVVKVVKEAAKEEAATEEGAAAAEGETTTAAGTAAPAEKGKAAPAEKEKGK